The following coding sequences lie in one Rhodothermales bacterium genomic window:
- a CDS encoding FtsX-like permease family protein, translated as LHERDHAGGDDAQVFGDDGQFAEPALEHLEQAGFAGMAMIIACMGLFGLVSYTASQRTKEIGVRKVLGASISSLVALLSMEFVMLVGLAFLVATPLAYFAMKRWLDGFAYRIDIGPEVFLFTGAIVLLIVLATVSYHSIKYALADPVKSLRYE; from the coding sequence CTCCATGAGCGCGACCACGCCGGGGGTGATGACGCCCAGGTTTTCGGCGACGACGGGCAGTTCGCCGAGCCGGCTCTCGAGCACCTCGAACAGGCGGGCTTTGCCGGCATGGCGATGATCATCGCATGTATGGGCCTTTTTGGTCTGGTGTCCTATACCGCGTCGCAACGGACGAAGGAGATCGGCGTGCGGAAGGTGCTGGGCGCTTCGATTTCCAGTCTGGTTGCCCTGCTCTCGATGGAATTCGTCATGCTCGTCGGACTGGCCTTTCTCGTGGCCACACCGCTGGCGTACTTCGCCATGAAGCGCTGGCTCGACGGTTTCGCCTACCGCATCGATATCGGCCCCGAGGTCTTTCTTTTTACCGGGGCGATCGTCCTACTCATTGTCCTGGCGACTGTGAGCTATCATTCGATCAAATATGCCCTGGCCGATCCGGTCAAGAGCCTGCGGTATGAGTAA